The segment CTAAGTCAGTAACCATCAATTCTCACCTGTGTTACTTAGTTGTTCTAACTACTTCTCCTGCCCCTAAGGGGTCCACAGAACAATTGAGGTGATTACTtaaatatgcaaattatatcATGTCAAGTGCTGTTTTAAACTTCCAATGCCTTCTCATTTCAAGCTGAAAAAAACTCCAATGTTTACTATGATCTACAGGTCCTACATAGCCTGGACCTTGCCTCTTCCTTCTCTATGCCCCGGACACAAGTGAGCTTCCTCTCTATCCACACAAAAACACCAAGCTCTGTGTTAGGGCTGCTACAGTTGTTGTTTCATCCAAGTGGAAATCAGCTCTGGACCTTCTTTCTTGTCCTTTGGGACTCAGGAAGGTCTCCTGCTCTATGAAGTATCCCCTGAGCACCAGAAACACACTGCCCATTCTGCACCCCAGCCCCTTCACTCCCTTCACAGAACTTATGCCCACTTGAAATtgtcttgttcatttatttgtggaTGTGTTGATTGGAATGTATCAATGACTTCACCATGTGAAATATACATACAGCATTGAGAAGGCAGTGGAGACTGGGAGAGAAGATTTTCACATGCTGGCCCTTTTTGCCCTATGTTTGCTCATCTCTCCTAGCAACTTGGATCAGCCAAGTGCCAGGTGATTTCCACCAAGTCATCCTCTAGATAGGGCTGCCCACCAAATCCCCCAACCCAGCCAGCCAGCTGGAACCCAACAATCAACCCCAAACTCACTCACCAACATCACACAAGGCAACAAGCTCATAAAAATAAGTTTTGCTTGACATGGTTTGATATAATTATTCAGAAAAGCGCAGAAAAAACGACCACCTCTCAGTTGACTGAATGAACAACACAAAATATAAAGTCAGATTTTAACATTCTGGTTACCTTTAATATATTTAGTAAAGTCAGATTTTAACATTCTGGTTACCATACTGGCAGAGAACACGTTTTCAATACATCAAAGACTCAGAAAGATGATCAATTATCATCTGAGTCTCTACTGACCTAATTAGTCAAAAGGGCCTAGTTTGGCAAGAAAAGcgggaaaggaaggggaaagaggaaaaggagagactAGTGACCTGCAAATACCCAAAGCTCTGAACTGTAAATGCGACCAGTCTCAAAGGATCCCCACGCCAGAGCAGTGGGGTAGAAAGGCATCCCCTGGGCTTAGGGGACAGGGCCACAACCACACCCAGAATCCTTGGCGTGTTGCTGGAGCCCAAGGCTGAGCGGGTCAGCGTTGTCCGGCGagtgtgcattcacaggcaggcgCTGAGCCTCTGGGTCCTGAGCTATGTCTAAGGAAAGCCTCCTCTTAGCCCTGGGGGGAGCAGTTGTCTCCTGAGTCCCCTGTTCCCAAGGACGACGACGAGGGCCACAGCTTCCAGCTGGGTGGCGATCCGGGGCGGATGGACCTGGGATCGGCGGCAGAGTCGGGCCGGGCTCCCCGGAGGTGCGGGTGGCCGCAGCCACGAACTGGGCGGCAGAGCAAGAACTCCGGGCCGGCGAGGGGCTCCgggacacagcaggctcaggGACTCGGGGGCGGGTTCCACCGCCCGAGGCTACAGGCCCACGGCGGCGCGGAGCGCTGCGGGGCTGGTGGTGCCTCGGGACGAGAGCGGCTCCCCCGGTCGAGCGGATCTCCCTCCAGGCGTTCAGGCCCTGGCTGCCCGGCGCCGTGGGCTGCGTGTGGTCCACCACGGTTCGGTCCTGCCCGCGTTTCCACAGCTCGTAGCGCTCCGGTTGCAGGATGCGCACGAAGGCGTCCATGGAGAAGGCGACCCGGGCCTCCCCGCAGCTGCACTGCGAGGCCACTTTGCCATAATCGATCCAGCGCGGGGAGGCGAAATTGATGGCTTCCGCGCAGTTGAAGCCATGGTTGAAGCCAGAGTGGTAGCCATAGGGAAACGTGACTATGAACTCTCCAGCCTCCTGAGTGACCCGACCGAAGGGGATGCCGTTGTCCTTGAGGACCGTGGGCGAGATGAGAGCCACCTTGTGCCGCAGGAAGGCCTCACAGCCCCGCGAGCTGCCCGGGAAAAGCTCCCTAGCCAGGCGTTCCAGGCGCCGGCCGTGCTCCGGGGGCACGGCGTACCACGTCTTGGGCTCCCCGAAGTGCAGGTAGTTGATGCTGTAAAGGTCCATGTCCTCCGTGTGCCAGGCGAAGGCGGTCTTCCACATGCCGAAGTACAGGTAGGGGGTGTTGACGCCTTCGATGACCACTCCGCACTCCTGCTCCAGCAGGTCCTGAATGGTTCCCAGGTGTCCAAGGTTCCACTGCTTCGTGTTTGTATCGAATAAGGAGCCACTGACGTCTGCACCATATACTGGTGAACCATAGAGGCGTGTTTTCCAATATTTTCGCTCCAGGTCCTTAAAATCGAAGTGTGGTGGAGTCCCATATTTTTCACTCTTTGCTAAGTGGTGGTACTCACCCACGGTCAtggctttcttctttttgtggtatTGAGTAAACACACCTGcctgcccagaagtcacctgctGGAGGGGAGCAGCTATTAAGATGTCATCGATATCATCGTAGGTCTCTCTGGCTTTCCAGTCCTTGGGTGGTATTATCTTAGCCAGGCCTGCTCGGTGTGCACCTTGGGATTCCATATAAGCAATGTAGTTATCGAAATCATTCAACTCTTCTTTGGTTGGATGAAATACCATTATGCTACAACTTGGGTTCTGGGCCCCATTGGACTTAGACTTCATAGCTTTCATTAGTAAGCAAGAAACTCCCAAGGTTTTGGGAGGTGAGGATGCTGGAAAACACTACTTTTTCAAAAATGGGTTGGAGTATATCAGCAGGAACCCCCAGTAGACTTTAATGCAATGAGTTGATAATATTTCTTAGGCTTGCTGATTCTGCAGGGGACTCCACGCTGGGCAGAAGCGTTGCTCAGGAGTGAtgctgctgagcctgcaagtctgTGATGTCCTCGGTTGACACTTGGCTCTGGCCTCTTGAGGTCTAGTGAATCACCCAGCCCTGGGTGGGTATGCCAAATGTAGTGTCTTCAGGGCAGTAttgaaaacaaaacctaaaaaacaaaaagaatagagacaGGTTGAAAACTAATGTTTGGAAATAGCTATTGGGAACTACAAATAAAACACCAccatggagtataattgcatgtTCCAATAAAGGCTAAAATTTCATAAGATTGACAATACAAGAAATGGTGTTGTTGTGAACAACGGAAATTCTTGTACTCTAGTAAGGAGAATGGAAATCATTACATTCACTTTGAAAAACTATTTGGACACTATCCACTAAAATTGAACTTACCCATATGCTATGATTCATGTCTAGGATATGTGTATGTCTGTGCAATGAAAGTCAAGTCCAAGAATGTTCAGAACAACATTATTTCAGTagccaaacactggaaacaactcaaatgccagTCAACATCAGAATGGATAAGTACATTgtagtatattcacacaatggaatacaataCAGCAATGAAGATAAACAAGAATTACATGAAAATATAGGAATAATTCTATAAACATAATACTGAGCAAAATTATACAGACTCAAAAGAATACCTATcctatgcttccatttatataaagataaaaaagagGCAATGTAATCCATGTTAGAAGTCAGAGTAGTGGTTACCTTTGTGAAAGAGAGAGGTTGTGAGTGGGGGTGTGAGGAAGTCTCTAGAATAACGTGAATATTCTGTTCTGAACCCAGGTTCTGGTTACACAGCCTTCAGAATGGCTCATTGTCATAATTCATCAAGTTATGATGATTTTCACAAATttctgtgaaataaatattttttaatttatttaaattatttacataaatttaaaatatagtttaggGTGAAAAGCATTAAAGGAGAcagatatatttttcattataccAAACAGAAAAGGAAGGGTGATTGAAAATATATGAACTAAACATTCAATTGAAGAAGCTACAAaatagaagaacagaaagaaggggTAGgagtaaaaaaataacaaagaataaagacaaaattaaGTAAAGAAAGCACACACAAGACAGAACACTGATGACCAAAAATATTCTTGGAGGAAATTAATGATAGCAATAAACCGTGGGCATAACTGAGCCTAAGAAGGGGAAAATAAACCACTAGGAATGAAATAGTgcacaaaagaatttttaaaatctcaaaagaGAATCGTAGGAGACACTTGACAGCAAAATTttcaaaagataagaaaaaagaataattttctagAGAGGAAACATATGCAAAATGGATCCAAGAAAAACCAGAAAGCTTGAATAATACCCCAGTATAAGAAGCTGGTTCAAAGTATGACCCCTGAAAGTCCAGGAGACAcatcattttatatgtaaatctagaaaagtttcaagaaacagttaactcTTATTGTGCAAATTGTTTCAGAGTATAGAAAAAGTTGGAAAGCTACTCAGATGAGGCTATTCTGATCTCTGATAGCAAAACGAAAAAtggacaataaaaaataaagctgcagGCCATCTTTGTTTATAAGCATAGATgaaagcataaaaaagaatgttatcCAATGAAATACAGcaatataataaaagaataatacgTCATTACCAAATAGAATGCGAGAATGATTCAACACTGGAAAATTTAATGATATAATTCAGACTATtaacaaagtaaatgaaaaatatcatcATCTTATAGGTaccaaaaaagcatttgatgaaatgCAAAATCcattcaagattttaaaatacttacttACAAAGCATCAAGAGAAACTTGTTTTGTAAGATAAAGAATTTCAAGGTAAAAAATACCGAGGATCATTCTTAACGGTGAAACAAAAGTAACATTCTCATTAAAGTTAGGAAAAAGAGATgcatcaacatcactaattattagaaaaatgcaaatgaaaactacagtgaggtatcacctcacaccagttaggatAGGCATCATCagtaaatctacaaacaacaaatgctggagagcgtgtggagaaaaggaaaccctcttgcagtgttggtgggaatgtaaatggatagaGCCACTATAGGGAAAAGTTTGgatggtccttaaaaaactaaaaatagaattaccatgtgatccaggaatcccactattgggcatatacacagagaaaaccataattcaaaaggacactagcaccacaatgttcattacaacactatttacaatagccaggtcatggaagcaacttaaatgcccattgacagacaaatggataaagaattgtggtacatatacacaatggaatattgctcagccataaaaaaagaacgaaattgagtcatttgttgagatgtggatgggtctagagactgtcatacagagtgaagtaagtcagaaagagaaatgcaaatatcatatattaatgaatgtatgtggaacctagaaaaatggtatagatgaaccagtttgcagggcacagattgagacacagatgtagagaacaaatgtatggacaccaaggcgtgAAAACCACGgtgtggtggggatggtggtgtgctgaattgggtgattgggactgacatgtatacactgatgtgtataaaattgatgattaataagaacctgcagtataaacaaacaaacaacaaacaaaataatactaaactttctttgggtaatttgtatggaaatacgttaatataaatgtttcagacattacatgaaatttctaaaaatcttatatgttctggtataatgttataagtcataattctagttattactttaaaatgtatatctcagaaataactaaatttccttgtcaattgcattcttatgaactttcatcaaatgtttaaccatggtcatttttaagtcttttgtcatttacagacagttctgtgtgtactctgctgcttttgcaaaaatgttcctataaaagggtttcatcttcaaggaattcatggaaaagactgacaactacaggtttctggtaactgactatactgctgaactgaatcaataagcattttcagaactctaatggaaaactgatgaattcataaaagtgctaaccaaatatcaagataaaaaaataattaattacatgggactgagggAACTGATGACGATGATTATAGTTTTTGTGACtttcagtttgaaaataaaatttaaaaatcccacaaggactgagaggcaaaaaatatacaaatcaatattcactgcaaagtaaaggagctgttacagtggaggattactggactgaatgtcaatagtatgccatagtatgagtgtgtttcgtgtttagtaattgcaatcattgttgcttttgttgtggtcatcaatttacaatgcttggtgtcagtttatttattccttataaaaataaaatacagtgtgtgtgtgtggaaaaaaagaaacatattgaAAACAGTGTCAAAAATAAATGTCACTATGTATACTCCAAGTTCAACTTGAACTGTATGGAGCATATGTAATAGTTACAATTTTAGGACAGAAAATATATGAgtacaaataaaaaaggaaaaaaaagaacaaagcaaactATCTCATTAACCCAATTTCAAGTTCGCCCTTAACACTGTTTCCTAATCCTCTAAAGCTGCCCTAATTTCCACCGTTCAAATATTCTCTTTCACTTTCCCCTGTCCTCAAACTTCAGGCACACCTATTCCACCCCACTTAGAATCCTTTGAATGTCCTAAAAGTCGCTAAGTGATCTGGCTGACCATCACCTCTTGACCTCACCCCTTTCTACCCTGCTCCTTGCTTTCTCCTTCCAAACACATTCCGGGCTGTGTCTCAAAAAAGGCCGGTATACTCTTGTCTAATGGTCTTTGCACCCAGGCAACTCTCAAGCCTCAGAACAAACATCACCTTCTCAGTAAAGTCTCCTCTGATCGTCTTGCTTTGGATAAAAGTAGAGACGATTATCCTTCCAAGAAAACAGGTactctctcaaaaaaaaattcccaatgaAACTTGAACACATGGTCAGTACCCATGTATCTCTTCCAGATTCGACTCAAATCAGCCCCACCCTAACTCCATCATTCATGATCGCATCACAATTGAATGCAATCAGCTCTTCTAACTGTCTAGTAAAAGGGCTCATTTTTAATGTTCTCACCCCACAAACACAGGTATTTGACCTGaagttttttcctttaagatttcTTACAAGAAAATATATGGGATCTAAACGTTATACAAATTTCAGGGTCCTTTTGGATACAGAGGTATTTCCCTGTGAAAGCTGGCAGAATAGGAGGAGCTAGCACAGTGGTCAGGGCATTAAACACCACTAGTATCAGATCAGCACAAGAAccagggagaggagaagaaaacCATGCTGAAGAAATTGGTGAGGAAGAGCTCAAATGCCTTTAGAGAACAAAGGCATTGAATCTTCCTCACCCTGTAATCTCCCCAATAAGACCACGGAAGATCAGCTGGCCTGCCATTGTTCCGAGTAATAGAAACTCCCCACatctcctgtgctctgcaagaggTGCCAGAGGTCCCTATATCTTATCTGGGGTCTATTCAAGACAAGAAGCTGGGCCTGGGGCCCAATCTTCTACCACCCCTCTCCCCAAAGAGGTCACCACAATTTGGCTTAAACATAAAACCTTTATCCTTTGGGTCTGGGATCAGGGACAAAAAAATAGCCAACGAAGGGCTTGCTCTCTGTGAGCCCTgctggtagctttttttttttttttttttttcagtatgcgggcctctcactgttgtggcctctcccgccgcggagcacaggctccggacgcacaggcccagcggccatggctcacgggcttagttgctccgcggcatgtgggatcctcccggaccagggcacgaacccgtgtctcctgcatcggcaggcggattctcaaccactgtgccaccagggaagccctgctggtaGCTTTTGTAAGAGTGCATCAAACGAATTTTTGCTGCAGACCCGAATACTTATAGCAGGGGTCCTTTGAGTGAGAGGTAGTAGCTCTTTGTACCTCTGCCCTGGAGCCTCCTGCATCATGGAATATGCAGAAGGTAGGTAATGTAGGATCAATACGCTCTTCTCCTTTTCCAACTTTAATGTCAAAGGATAGAAGAAACAATCTGAAAGTCTCTATAGAATGTATTGCTAATaaatggtggggaggggaagtaGTTGACAATCTAGCTCATCTATGAGGGTGTGTGACAACTGCAGTTAACTTAGCCTCTAAAGATTGGGTGGAAATCAAGTAATATCTCTCTTCCTATTCCAGAAACACCTGAGGAGCACTCAAGAGTCCTGAGGATAGATTGTTAGGAAGGAGATGCAATATTCAAAAATGGCCCTAGATGTTCATCCTATGATAACTGAACAATAGGCTAGCCTAGACTCCTTCCATGACTGGAGGGCTGTAGCATCCAAAAGGGTCCAAGGTCCCGATGTGCCTCCTAATGTACAGGGCTGCTGGCTTTCCCAGACAGCTCCTGTAAATGGCTGGCATGATATCAAGGAagcttaattccccaaccagtcTGAAGGTCCCTTTCCTAATAAAGTTCTGGTCATCAAAGCCCTCTATGAAGGAAGAGCAATGGGGAAGGGGCCTCCACTAGAAGAAAACCGTCCTCCACTTGAGATGCCTCTCCATGTAGATGCTGAAGAAATGCAGAGACTATGTGTTCCTTGGTCTTGATGTGTTTCCTGAACTCATACTGTATGACTTTGGGGAATTTTCCTCCATCAATAAGGGGACTCAAAAGATGGGAAGAAAGCAAATAGTAAGGTTACATCAGGGTTAGGCTTTTGCAGCCATGTGTATCTCAAAGAGAGAGGAACAAGTGTCTTGATGGATTGGATGGAGGGATAAGAGAGTGATTAAAATGATGGGCCAGTAAATTTATCCtgcataaaaaaggaaatgagaacatGAGGGCAATGATAGAGAATGAAACAGTGTTTGATTCATGGGCTGAATGTCTCCATTAGGTCAAATACTTCTATTAGAACACAAGGAAATGTAAGCTAGAAAGAGAATGGGGTGCTTGAAACATAGGTGGtactatcattattcccattttatggaggaagaaaatgaggtgtagaaaaatttatatttaacttaataGCTTGTATTCTCAATCTCTAGAGTTATTTTTGTACTTGTCTTATCTTCCATGTAAAACTACTTTGAGAGCATTGTCTAGGTCTTGTTCATCATCATAGTTTCCAGGGATCTTGGTACTTTATATAGTGCACACTCCAAAAATGTTTATCAAATAATAAGTAACTAACATCATTTGGCACCCACTGCAGTCTCTCTCCTCTTGGTTACACCCCATCTTTCTTCCTACTCTCTTGTCTCAGGGGAAGAGAAGATACTAAACCTCTCCAGAGATAATCTTGCCATTTAAACTCATTAAATTGACATCTCCCATGCATTCCAAAACTAAGGTCAATTAAATGATCACTGTCACTTCTGTAAAGACTTAAATCCTCTGTCA is part of the Kogia breviceps isolate mKogBre1 chromosome 7, mKogBre1 haplotype 1, whole genome shotgun sequence genome and harbors:
- the LOC131759615 gene encoding lysine-specific demethylase 4D-like, whose translation is MKAMKSKSNGAQNPSCSIMVFHPTKEELNDFDNYIAYMESQGAHRAGLAKIIPPKDWKARETYDDIDDILIAAPLQQVTSGQAGVFTQYHKKKKAMTVGEYHHLAKSEKYGTPPHFDFKDLERKYWKTRLYGSPVYGADVSGSLFDTNTKQWNLGHLGTIQDLLEQECGVVIEGVNTPYLYFGMWKTAFAWHTEDMDLYSINYLHFGEPKTWYAVPPEHGRRLERLARELFPGSSRGCEAFLRHKVALISPTVLKDNGIPFGRVTQEAGEFIVTFPYGYHSGFNHGFNCAEAINFASPRWIDYGKVASQCSCGEARVAFSMDAFVRILQPERYELWKRGQDRTVVDHTQPTAPGSQGLNAWREIRSTGGAALVPRHHQPRSAPRRRGPVASGGGTRPRVPEPAVSRSPSPARSSCSAAQFVAAATRTSGEPGPTLPPIPGPSAPDRHPAGSCGPRRRPWEQGTQETTAPPRAKRRLSLDIAQDPEAQRLPVNAHSPDNADPLSLGLQQHAKDSGCGCGPVP